The genomic region tctgcttatctctatatttctgttcatctacctatttctttttatctattcatctatctatttacttgtctgtttatatgtgcacCGAACTATTATATCTATCTTCCTAACTATTTTCAAGAAACTGTTTTGGAAATAAGGGCTTTTTGGCCGAAAACAATTCTCTCGATATGCAGATAAATATATCTGCATTTAAATCGTTCAAAGAAAccatacatgtacataagtatgaaatcgatgtacaaacacacacacacacacacacaaacacaaacacacacacacaaacacaaacacacacacacaaacacacacacacatatgtgtgtgtgaatgtgtgagtgtgtgtgtaaccgCGTGCACTTCCCACTCGCTCACACACCGCCCGACTTACTCTGGCGCCTCGAACGGGTAGTGGCGCGGGTCGTCCTCGTGCAGGCCGTAGCTGTGGTCGAGGGCGAGCTTGGCCTTGTCCAGGATGGAGAGGACGCGGCGCTTGGCAGGGGGCGGCGGCACGGGCgggggcagggaggcaggcagctTCCTCACCAGCGGGGGCAGAGCACGGGCGGGGTGGGCAGGCATGAGGCGTGGGTGGGGCGGAGGCGCACGCCCGCGGAgccctggagggagaggggggcccgGGGGGGCGGGTCCGACCACAGCGCCCCTGCACTCGGGTCCGTCGGGGGACATCAGCTCTGTGGGCAGCAGGGGGCGGGGTCAGTGCGCGGAGAAGACTTCGGGGCTTTGGACACGATCCCTGGACAGGGGGCTCTGGACAGGGGGCCCTGGGCAGGAGGCCCTGGACAGGGGGCCCTGGACAAGGGGACCTAGACAGGGGGACCAGGACAGAGGAGCCTGAAAAGGGATATTTCTTGGGCGCGAGAGGGACGTCCTCCAGAGGGCCCTCGAAGCTCCCGAAGGAAAACATGCTGTTATAGAGCTTAGCTTCCGAAAATCTGTGGAAATAGCAAatcttaaaaagagagaaaagttagACTGTATCAAAGAGGTACACAATCCACACGTGAATAAAAATTTATAACAAAGAAGCTGCTCCACCAAACAACGGGGTGCAACACACATCCCATTCTCAGCTATTGAAGAGTGACTTTCATGGGCTCAGCAACAGCGACGCTCTACCGCAATCCTAAGCGAAAAAAAATCACCTGACGTCGACACTCGCTGAATAATACATCCAGCGCTTTCTCAAACCGAGGGAGATAATGGATTcgactttatatttcttttctactttccccgaaccatagtatatatatataaatataaatataaatatatatatatatatatatatatatatatatatatatatatatacatatatatatatatatatatatatatatatatatatatatatatatatatatatatatatttccctaatCAAGAAAGACAATGGagtttttccctcattttccttcttttccggaATAAAAAAATACGCGATAATATTTCCATTTACAAAGCCATCCCCAAAACGTCATTTTCAAACTATATCCACAGTGCCTAAAAAAAAGGCCTAATAACACCAAAGGCAGGAAAAGGACGGCGAAAGATGGAATAGAAGACCCCTGAGTAATCTCCCTCATACGATTTCCTACGGACGCCCCCTGGCCCGGTCGTTAAGCCTCATTGTTCACCGAAACGAAGTTCTGAAGAATACGATTTCTATGCgcttttcattcatattcttcaTGTAAGGACATATGATTGTCATCaggattatattgttattatagtttatgattattattgttcataatataattattattgttgattaagATCATTAAGAGCAGCatctttattaaaattattattattatcattacctcaaaAATATGGTTATTTTTGCAGACATTACCTTCCGCAAAAAACTAAAgccaatacatgcatacatatatacaaacatatatgcatatttgcatatatatatacgcatatatatctatatatatttatatatacacatatatatatatatatatatatatatatatatatatatatacatatatatatatatatatatatatacatatatatatatatatatatatatatatatatatatatgtatataaatatatatatatatatatatatatatatatatatacatacatacatatatatatatatatatatatatatatatatatatatatatatatatatacatatatatttatatatataattatgtgtgtgtgtgtgtgtgtgtgtgtgtgtgtgtgtgtgtgtgtgtgtgtgtgtatatatatatatatatatatatatatatatatatatatatatatatatatatatatatatatatatatatatatatatatatatatatatatatatatacatacatatatatatatatatatatatatatatatatatatatatatatatatatatatatacatatatatgcatatatataattatgtgtgtgtgtgtgtgtgtgtgtgtgtgtgtgtgtgtgtgtgtgtgtgtgtgtatgtatatatatatatatatatatatatttatatatatatatatatatatatatatatatatatatttgaacatttatatatgtatgtatatatagatagatacacacatatcattttataattgtacacacacacacacacacacacacacacacacacacacatacacacacacatgtatatgtatttatctatttattcatatatatatatatatatatatatatatatatatatatatatattatatatatatatatatatatatatatatatatatatatatatatatatatatataaatatgtgtgtgtgtgtgcatgtgtggcgtgtgtgtgtgtgtgtgtgtgtgtgtgtgtgtgtgtgtgtgtgtgtgtgtgtgtgtgtgtgtgtgtgtgtgtgtgtgtgtgtgtgtgtgtgtgtgtgtgtgtgtgtgtgtgtgtgtgtgtgtgtgtgtgtgtgtgtgtgtgtgtgtgtgtgtgtgtgtgtgtgtgtgtgtgtgtgtgtgtgtgtgtgtgtgtgtgtgtgtgtgtgtgtgtgtgtgtgtgtgtgtgtgtgtgtgtgtgtgtgtgtgtgtgtgcatttgtgtgtgtgtgtgtgtgtgcgtttgtgtgtacatatatatatatatatatatatatatatatatatatatatatatatatatatatatatatatgtatgtatatatatatatatatatatatatatatatatatatatgtatgtatatatatatatatatatatatatatatatatatatacatacatatatatatatatatatatatatatatatatatatatatatatatatatatatatatatatatatatatatatatatatatatatatatatatatatatatatatatatacatatatatatatatatatatatatatatatatatatatatatatacatacatataaatatatatatatatatatatatatatatatatatatatatatatatatatatatatatatatatatatatttatatatacattcatatatatacatatacatatactcacatatacatgacACACAGCCACATGTCCCTTCCTCATCTGCCCTTCGCCTCCCCTGCGACACAACACTTACATCGCCCAATAAGCCAATAACAAAGCCAAGACAAAACACCAAGGAAAGCAATTAGACTACAACAAAAGAGGGTCTCATTcgaacctcttctcctctcagCTTGTCTTAGGGTAAGGCACTCGGAAGTCCGCCTGGGTgagggggattgggtgggggggcGAGGCTCGTGTTTCCAATAAAAGCAAtctaaggaaaagaaaattacggAATCATTTTGCgggtgggtgatttttttttttttgtgtgtgacttagGTCGAGTAAGTTGGTATTTTAAGAGGATATTTATTTcctattgtttgtcttttttgtttgttgctttttgtCTTATCAGACTAATTTTTTTCAGTTTGTCAgactatctatatgtttgtttatgtctgaaaATCtgcttgtctggctgtctgtctgtgtatctttgtctgtctgtttgtctgtctgtctctctctctctctctctctctctctctctctctctctctctctctctctctctctctctttctctctctctctctctctctctctctctctctctctctctctctctctctctctctctctctgtctctctctctctctctctctctctctctctctctctctctctctctctctctctggtacttCAAGTAAAATGCGAAAAAATTTCCCTGAAAAAGAAGAGTGTAACGTGTCCTTAATCAATATTTTTGAATTCTTTTGCAAATTCTTCAACGATCGCCGggcagaggtggaaggaaggaaagggataagaagggagggaaggggaggggaggaagagaagagagggaaaggaaaaggtgacggagtgagggagaggggaacaagacgagaaaagaaaaggaatagaaagaaggaaagagaaagaaagagagaaagagagagggagacgagaagagagagaaatgggaatccacaaagagaaagagagaaaatcggtTTCAAAAAATTTCACCATTAGGGATGTCCTTGGTCATACGTGTCCTAAAATAGACATTTCTCCCTTCTCGGACATGTGTCTTGTTAGCCGGAAGACGGTCTAAGTTTCTAAGGAGAGTGAATAACGAGATGGATAACGCCAGGTTTCCCTTTCACTTTGTTTTCTATGTCTTTGTGCCTGGGCACATGTATGCTTCACTGggtgtttgtgtcagtgtttgtgtcgTCTGAttccttagtctctctctctctctctctctctctctctctttctctctctctctctctctctctctctctctctctctctctctctctctctctctctctctctctctctctccctctcttcagatGTGCAAAAAAGTTTGTTTCCTCGTAAAAGACGAACAAGAAGAGAGATTAAGTTCAAAGTTCTTCTTCGCAGAGTAAAAGAAAACCTTTCTTCGCGGTAGCCAAAAGAGGTCAGTCCATTTAATACTGGTCCATCACATCCCACaacctctttctactttttccttgACATTTTTCCTTGTTGTcgtcagaggaaaagaaaaaaaaggaaaaaaaaaacttcaaaagtgcacttttcttctcttcattttcctttgctgtttgcctgcctctctttttgtttgtttctttgtttacctgtctgtctttctatcactcgtctctctctctctctctatcaatctatctatctttacgtatatatctttctatttctttctctctctctctctctctctctctctctctctctctctctctctctctctctctctctctctctctctctatatatatatatatatatatatatatatatatatatatatatatatatatatatatatattatatgcatatatatgcatatatataaacatatatatatatatatatatatatatatatatatatatatatatatatatatatatatatatatatatatatatattatatatatatatatatatatatatatatatatatatatatatatatatatatatatatatatatatatatatattcatacacacacacacacacacacacacacacacacacacacacatatatatatatagatatatatatatatatatatatatatatatatatatatatatatatatatatatatatatatatatatatatatatatatatatatatatatatatatatatatatatatatatatatacatatatatatatatatatatatatatatatatatacatatatatatatatatatatatatatatatatatatatatatatatatatatatatatatatatatatatatatatatatatatatatatatatatatatatatatatatatatatatatatcctctgcctctctctctctctctcgctctatccgtTTTCCTCTTGGCGAAtccctcttcaatctctctcttccttcctccctgacccccccccctctctccctctccccctctctctttttctttctcctctctctctctctctctctctctctctctctctctctctctgtctgcctcactctctctctctctctctctctctctctctctatctctccctccctcccttttcttcttggcGAATCTCTTTGGAAATTCCTCCTCTAATGCTGTGTTGTCTTTTGGGACTTTGTTTGTCGAAGGCAACATAAATGGCTTATGCATTCAGTCCAAGCGAAGTTCTTTATCTTGAAGTTCGCTTCCTGCCAACTTCCCCAAGTTCAAAGGGGGCGATTTGACTTAATAAGGTCGggggtgatatatttttttcggattatatgacttttttaaaaatatgttttAATTAAGTCTTCTTCAAAACAAGCCCTCTCCTTTGATTCCGCCTTTAAAGAAATAGTTTATTGATTTTTGAAaactcatcatatttttttttcttttttttattttgttacttaCTGTTCCTTTTCATCCAGCGCCtcgtcattctttttttctctttctttctttttgctacaGTTTTAGATATATCAAGTAACAGCAACGATATTAGCAGCGTAAAAACGACACTAAATCTAGAAGTACTATTACAAGTACCATTTGTTCAGTTCGTGCTGCTATTAGTACTCTTGCTACTACTGTACTAATATTCTAACTGTGGAAATTGAGAAtctacacactcgcacaaacaaactagcacacacacatacacacacacacacacacacacacacacacacacacacacacacacacacacacacacacacacacacacacacacacacacacacacacacacgcacagaaaatagaaagagagaaggaacgacagagaaaaagagagatagatagatagagagggagggagggaggcaggctaagagagagacaaagacagaggcagagacagagatagaaatagagacagaaaaggcAGACTCAGaaacaaacatccccccccccccaataaaaagagaatacaaagaaaaacatcaaCATAGATTCGAAATCCCTTTGCCAAGAAAACACGAAGGCGTATCCTCGCTGTGTCAACTAAGAATCAAGATATAAATCCTCTTTGAAAACCTTTTGGGGGAACTTTAAATTTGATGACAAGGGGGCTGTACCCTAACaaccatggggggggggaggtgtgtgtggggtgggtggggggggagagattggaggatggagaaaaaaggagaaagaggcaaggaagaagtgaaaggaggagtAATGGATAATTGAGAATAAAATGAGAATGTGAAAACGGAGTAAGAAAAGGTGGGTAGGAATAGAGATtgaatggaagaaaatgggaagaaagaaaggagatatagtgagagagagaaagaaagagagggggccgggagacagagatggagagagagagagagagagagagagagagagagagagagagagagagagagagagagagagagaaaaagaaaaagagagagagagagagagagagagatacacatatatatatatatatatatatatatatatatatatatatatatatatttatatatatatatatatatatatatatatatatatatatatatatatatatatataaagcaaaataaagaagaaaacgcaataatgaaaggaggaaaaggataaaagaacaaAACTTCGAACCTTAACCCAGAAGCAACGTAGGATTCCCGTCCTTGCAGCAAACTCGGTCCCGACGAGTAAAACCTTTGCCGCGAATAAAGTCGGTTGTTTAATCTAATTTCGGCGGGACTTGATTCCCAAGACTGTTGCAACAGACCGCaaactttttgttgtttttgcgaaatgaaataaaatatgaagGAAGGAGTTCAAGAGTTCCTGTGAAGAAAGAGGATCTTGAATGAAATAAAAGGCtaggtaggatttttttttttttttttttttttttgtcagagatTGTCATTTATGTTTTGTATGAGACTTAATAACTtgtacaacaacagcaatactcaTGAATTGCGTCCATCATTTTACAAGCAAAATAAGTCAGATAagaattcttttatatttttttcattatacttGTTTATacaatctatctattatctattttcccattcacttttcttttctcaaaaCTAAAGAGCAACAGCATTATCATAACGTAGTCAAATGCATGTTCTCACTTTATACTTTGGAGTTTTAGTCGAAAAGTTTTTTTAAGTTTTGAGACTAATTCTTGCTGACATGTCTTCATGTGTCTTTAGAAGATCACGAGAGGTATTATATTCTATGGTGAGACGATGTTTTAAATATGAAATATTacaattaatatcgtcattattatgatatttgctcttgctgtcattttcattattattattattattattattaatattattattattatcattattattattattattattattattattattattattattattattattatcattattattattattattattatcattattactattatcattatcattatctataactAGTCATGATCAAAATCATAATCTtaatcactgatatcatcatccatttcatcattatcactaccatcatcatcatcattatacgtcttctttttttcctcttttatggcTAGAGTAGAACTATCggtcaaaaataatcaaaagaagcgcgatgaatttatgaatgaagcagaaagagaagaacaagagtaatgagagagcagaagaggaaaaCACTAAACGGGAGAATGAGAAATGTAGACAAGGAGTGAAGTATACAGATAAAAGCGAAAAGCACAAAGAAAACACATAACCTTGAGGACCTTAAGAACCCTCCTTGACGTCTTTTGTAAgtccctcgctttctttcttttttctattcctcttttaccCAGCTTCTgtaactttctttctctgtctagttctctggttctctggctctctctctctctttctctttttctttcttgctctctcctccctctctctctctttctctttcttgctctctcctctctctctctctctttctctttcttgctctctctctctctctctctctctctctctctctctctctctctctctctctcaggttccccctctcctaccctcccccaatcccacccctccccctcccctcccccgtcctacCTGGCGGCGTGAGCGCGGGCGGCGGTCTGTCCCCAGcgcccccccctccgccgcctcctcctccgctcgcGGCCGTGGCTCCTCCGGCCGCCTGCGGGTCGCTTATCAGCTCCATCTCTCTTATCTGCTCCTTGCGGATGTCGTCGTTGTTGTCGGGGACGAGGTAGCGGCGGACCTCCGCCAGGGCGTAGGCGATGCGGGCGTGGGCCTCCGCCGGGGACGCGAAGGCGGTGATCTCCACGTGAAGGTCCTCCGTCAGGTGCACGTACTTGGGGTCGCCCGAGGCACGCAGCTCCTCCTCctgcgggagagagggggagaggggttaagtGGGCGTCGCGAGGGGGGTTAATGAGGGGAATGAGACAAATGGAGAGGGTTCGGTAGGggctgtgaggggggaggggcaagaggatagagcagacagagatagagaaagagggggtaatgaggggaggacagacgagagagaaagagagagaatggtagagaatGCAATGAAACAGAGctaataagagaaaggaagaaagaagggaagaagagccaGAAGGGAGATTAGAGGATGCCCCGAGGCGAACAAAACTAGACttgtaagggaagagagagaagaaagagtgaatagACGGAATGAAGAGAGAGGCTAGAAGAAGGTGGGAAAGGCGATacagaaaaaggtagagagaaaagaataaagattgagatataata from Penaeus vannamei isolate JL-2024 chromosome 26, ASM4276789v1, whole genome shotgun sequence harbors:
- the LOC113817245 gene encoding KH domain-containing, RNA-binding, signal transduction-associated protein 2 isoform X1: MNHNGCVLLNGHSEGHSATTTTTKAANNDKTSSSSSSNNNINHNNNSNNIMGKLTQPESNNIVNNNNLTVNGQKATQEGRAGAVVGRRGDPKYLDVIRERPIRVTVKVLVPVKEHPKFNFVGKLLGPKGNSMKRLQEETMTKMAVLGRGSMRDKQKEEELRASGDPKYVHLTEDLHVEITAFASPAEAHARIAYALAEVRRYLVPDNNDDIRKEQIREMELISDPQAAGGATAASGGGGGGGGGAGDRPPPALTPPDCFYWKHEPRPPTQSPSPRRTSECLTLRQAERRRELMSPDGPECRGAVVGPAPPGPPLPPGLRGRAPPPHPRLMPAHPARALPPLVRKLPASLPPPVPPPPAKRRVLSILDKAKLALDHSYGLHEDDPRHYPFEAPEFAYDEYADYGPEDFAEVYNGEAYEGAGSGRWLTYKQTLPSAVERARCRTSPYARPK
- the LOC113817245 gene encoding KH domain-containing, RNA-binding, signal transduction-associated protein 2 isoform X2, which codes for MNHNGCVLLNGHSEGHSATTTTTKAANNDKTSSSSSSNNNINHNNNSNNIMGKLTQPESNNIVNNNNLTVNGQKATQEGRAGAVVGRRGDPKYLDVIRERPIRVTVKVLVPVKEHPKFNFVGKLLGPKGNSMKRLQEETMTKMAVLGRGSMRDKQKEEELRASGDPKYVHLTEDLHVEITAFASPAEAHARIAYALAEVRRYLVPDNNDDIRKEQIREMELISDPQAAGGATAASGGGGGGGGGAGDRPPPALTPPDCFYWKHEPRPPTQSPSPRRTSECLTLRQAERRRELMSPDGPECRGAVVGPAPPGPPLPPGLRGRAPPPHPRLMPAHPARALPPLVRKLPASLPPPVPPPPAKRRVLSILDKAKLALDHSYGLHEDDPRHYPFEAPEFAYDEYADYGPEDFAEVYNGEAYG